From one Rhizobium lentis genomic stretch:
- a CDS encoding LapA family protein: protein MAKKIVNLLILLPLGVILIVFCVANRQSVTLAFNPFRPDDQVLAVSAPFFVFLFIALISGMLIGSAATWFSQGKHRKRARTEAKEAIRWQGEADRHKSRAEEIAGQLPAR, encoded by the coding sequence ATGGCCAAGAAGATCGTCAACCTGTTGATTCTGCTGCCACTCGGCGTCATCCTCATCGTCTTCTGCGTCGCCAACCGGCAAAGCGTCACGCTCGCTTTCAATCCGTTCCGGCCCGACGATCAGGTGCTTGCGGTTTCGGCGCCCTTCTTCGTCTTCCTGTTCATCGCGCTGATATCAGGCATGCTGATCGGCTCGGCCGCCACCTGGTTCAGCCAGGGCAAGCACCGCAAGCGCGCCCGCACCGAGGCCAAGGAAGCCATCCGCTGGCAGGGCGAGGCCGACCGCCACAAGAGCCGCGCCGAGGAAATCGCCGGGCAGCTTCCGGCCCGGTAA
- a CDS encoding integration host factor subunit beta, producing MIKSELVQIVAARNPHLYHRDVENIVNAVLDEITDALAAGNRVELRGFGAFSVKNRPSRSGRNPRTGDTVFVEEKWVPFFKTGKELRERLNPGQADEED from the coding sequence GTGATCAAGTCCGAATTGGTGCAGATTGTTGCGGCACGCAACCCGCATCTCTATCATCGCGACGTCGAAAATATCGTCAACGCGGTTCTCGACGAGATCACCGATGCACTGGCTGCGGGCAACCGCGTCGAATTACGCGGCTTCGGCGCGTTTTCGGTCAAGAACCGCCCTTCCCGCTCCGGCCGCAACCCGCGCACCGGCGACACCGTCTTCGTCGAGGAGAAGTGGGTTCCCTTCTTCAAGACCGGCAAGGAATTGCGCGAGCGGCTCAATCCCGGCCAGGCCGACGAAGAGGATTGA
- the sppA gene encoding signal peptide peptidase SppA, with the protein MDSSIIADRRRLRRKLGFWRILAAALIVALGFAFYRFAVGDAGTASPHIAHVTISGLIVDDDELLERLKRVETSDQVKAAVISISSPGGTTYGGEKIFKAIRAISAKKPVVSDVRTLAASAGYMVATAGDTIIAGDSSITGSIGVIFQYPQIQPLLDKIGVSLQEIKSSPLKAEPSPFHEASEEAKAMIRNMVLDSYNWFVDLVADRRKLPRDEVLKLADGTIYTGRQALTAKLIDTIGGEAEIRAYLKSRGINADLPMVDWDKKSNTPFLLAGAVSRLIAIFGYDDLVRGQDINGILPPKLLLDGLLSVWQVGHD; encoded by the coding sequence ATGGACAGTTCGATCATTGCGGATCGCCGGCGGCTGCGCCGCAAGCTCGGCTTCTGGCGCATCCTCGCCGCGGCCCTCATTGTGGCGCTCGGATTCGCCTTTTACCGCTTTGCCGTCGGCGATGCCGGCACGGCAAGCCCGCATATCGCCCATGTGACGATATCGGGGCTGATTGTCGACGACGACGAGCTGCTGGAGCGGTTGAAGAGGGTCGAGACCAGCGATCAGGTCAAGGCCGCGGTGATTTCGATCTCCTCGCCCGGCGGCACGACCTATGGCGGGGAAAAAATCTTCAAGGCGATCCGTGCCATATCAGCCAAGAAGCCGGTCGTCTCCGACGTGCGCACCTTGGCCGCCTCCGCCGGCTACATGGTCGCCACCGCCGGCGATACGATCATTGCCGGCGACAGCTCGATTACCGGCTCGATCGGCGTCATCTTCCAATATCCGCAGATCCAGCCGCTGCTCGACAAGATCGGCGTGTCGCTGCAGGAGATCAAGTCCTCGCCGCTGAAGGCCGAGCCCTCACCCTTCCACGAGGCGAGCGAGGAGGCCAAGGCGATGATCCGCAACATGGTGCTCGACAGCTACAACTGGTTCGTCGATCTGGTCGCCGACCGGCGCAAGCTGCCGCGCGACGAGGTGCTGAAACTCGCCGACGGCACGATCTACACCGGCCGGCAGGCGCTCACGGCCAAACTGATCGACACGATCGGCGGCGAGGCGGAAATTCGTGCCTATCTCAAATCGCGCGGCATCAATGCCGACCTGCCGATGGTCGACTGGGACAAGAAGAGCAATACGCCTTTTCTGCTCGCTGGAGCTGTTTCACGGTTGATTGCTATCTTTGGTTATGATGATCTCGTCAGAGGCCAGGATATCAATGGAATCCTGCCCCCGAAGTTGCTTCTTGACGGGCTGCTTTCAGTTTGGCAGGTTGGCCACGATTGA
- the lptC gene encoding LPS export ABC transporter periplasmic protein LptC — protein MLDTLKNNGNAAYAGSGKSAYGDALFHSARVRRLKILLPVAALVVSSIVGGVAVVRAYLPENIKLEGAKIENGKVVMEKPAISGRNSDGVNYSMLAERALQDIRNPDLITLETIKAAVPMNDGLIARVVASTADYNRATDNLHMTEPFTLVLSSGLNAKFQSARLDIKGGNMRSDDPVTITKDNASIVAQTLEITDKGRVITFEGNVRMNVDPSTIHKQGT, from the coding sequence ATGCTCGATACCCTGAAGAACAACGGGAATGCCGCCTATGCAGGGTCCGGCAAAAGCGCCTATGGCGATGCGTTGTTCCATTCCGCCCGCGTGCGGCGGCTTAAGATCTTGTTGCCTGTGGCAGCGCTTGTCGTGTCGTCGATCGTCGGTGGTGTAGCTGTGGTTCGGGCCTATTTACCGGAGAACATCAAGCTCGAAGGCGCCAAGATCGAGAACGGCAAGGTCGTGATGGAAAAGCCGGCGATATCCGGGCGCAACTCCGACGGCGTCAATTATTCCATGCTTGCCGAAAGGGCGCTGCAGGATATCCGCAATCCCGATCTCATCACGCTCGAGACCATCAAGGCCGCCGTGCCGATGAATGACGGCCTGATTGCCCGCGTCGTCGCCTCGACTGCCGATTACAATCGCGCCACCGACAACCTGCACATGACCGAGCCCTTCACCCTGGTGCTGAGCAGCGGCCTCAACGCAAAGTTTCAGTCCGCCCGGCTCGACATCAAGGGCGGAAACATGCGAAGCGACGACCCCGTCACCATCACCAAGGACAATGCCTCCATTGTTGCGCAGACGCTTGAGATAACCGATAAGGGGCGCGTGATCACATTCGAGGGGAATGTTCGCATGAATGTCGATCCATCCACGATTCATAAACAGGGCACTTAA
- a CDS encoding LptA/OstA family protein yields MTKDCRISACKTGIAFAAGAFALILTASGAGAQSTTMSGMKLSNDQPIQIESDKLEIHDQEHTALFTGNVKVVQGTTTLQSGKMTVYYKDKAAKSGAGAAAQPEAKPEQSASLASGSADIDKILVTDKVYLVSGTQTATADDGSFDMASQTFILTADQGNKVILSDGPNVFTGCKLTVHMQTGQAELESCGGRVQIQLDPKSQPNAQKQN; encoded by the coding sequence ATGACAAAAGATTGTCGCATTTCAGCTTGCAAGACTGGCATAGCATTCGCTGCCGGCGCATTTGCCCTTATTCTGACGGCCTCGGGCGCGGGCGCTCAGTCGACGACCATGTCCGGCATGAAGCTTTCCAACGATCAGCCGATTCAGATCGAAAGCGACAAGCTGGAGATCCACGACCAGGAGCATACCGCCCTTTTCACCGGCAACGTCAAGGTCGTCCAGGGCACGACCACGCTGCAGTCCGGCAAGATGACCGTCTATTACAAGGACAAGGCGGCAAAATCGGGCGCCGGCGCTGCCGCCCAACCCGAGGCGAAGCCGGAACAGTCGGCCTCGCTGGCATCGGGAAGCGCTGACATCGACAAGATCCTGGTGACGGACAAAGTTTACCTGGTCTCGGGCACGCAGACGGCGACGGCGGATGACGGCAGCTTCGACATGGCCTCGCAGACATTCATCCTCACGGCGGATCAGGGAAACAAGGTTATTCTGTCGGACGGGCCGAACGTCTTCACCGGCTGCAAGCTGACCGTTCACATGCAAACCGGCCAGGCGGAGCTTGAAAGCTGCGGCGGGCGTGTCCAGATTCAACTCGATCCGAAATCGCAGCCGAACGCGCAGAAGCAGAACTGA
- the lptB gene encoding LPS export ABC transporter ATP-binding protein, with the protein MFGQPGPQAMGAADKSRYQGTLIARGLTKTYATRRVVNGVSLVVRRGEAVGLLGPNGAGKTTCFYMITGLVPVDEGTIEIDGNDVTTMPMYRRSRLGVGYLPQEASIFRGLTVEENIRAVLEVHVKDKAAREQKLNELLEEFHIQKLRKSAAVALSGGERRRLEIARALATDPTFMLLDEPFAGVDPISVADIQNLVHHLTARGIGVLITDHNVRETLGLIDRAYIIHAGEVLTHGRANDIVNNPEVRRLYLGDKFSL; encoded by the coding sequence ATGTTCGGTCAGCCCGGGCCACAAGCTATGGGTGCCGCCGACAAGAGCCGCTACCAGGGAACGCTGATCGCACGCGGCCTCACGAAGACCTATGCGACTCGTCGTGTCGTCAACGGCGTGTCGTTGGTGGTGCGCCGGGGCGAGGCCGTCGGCCTGCTCGGCCCGAATGGCGCCGGCAAGACGACCTGTTTTTACATGATCACCGGCCTCGTGCCGGTGGATGAAGGCACGATCGAGATCGACGGAAACGATGTCACGACCATGCCGATGTACCGCCGCTCGCGCCTCGGCGTCGGTTACCTGCCGCAGGAAGCCTCGATTTTTCGCGGGCTGACGGTGGAAGAAAATATCCGCGCCGTCCTCGAAGTGCATGTCAAGGACAAGGCCGCGCGCGAGCAGAAGCTGAACGAGCTGCTGGAGGAATTTCATATCCAGAAGCTGCGCAAGAGTGCAGCAGTCGCCCTTTCAGGCGGTGAGCGACGCCGCCTCGAAATCGCGCGAGCGCTGGCGACCGACCCGACCTTCATGCTGCTCGACGAGCCCTTCGCCGGTGTCGATCCGATCTCGGTCGCCGACATCCAGAATCTTGTCCATCATCTGACGGCGCGCGGCATCGGCGTTCTCATCACCGACCACAATGTGCGCGAGACGCTCGGTCTCATCGACCGCGCCTACATCATCCATGCCGGTGAAGTGCTGACCCATGGCCGGGCGAACGACATCGTCAACAACCCGGAAGTGCGCCGGCTCTATCTCGGCGACAAATTCAGCCTCTGA
- the rpoN gene encoding RNA polymerase factor sigma-54, whose amino-acid sequence MALSANLFLRQSQSLVMTPQLMQSIQLLQMTHFELTQFIAQEVEKNPLLEFPSNDGEAGDERAASDDDQYGRQPEDAGSDDGADNRAEALSSEWYDNGGSDSSSRLTDELDANYTNVFPDDSAPQRLDAPELVGQWKSMPGSAEGADYDLDDFVAGQVSLRDHLTQQIPFVLPDTSDRLIAQNFVDQLDDAGYLQADLVETGERLGASLAKVEHVLAALQTLDPPGVFARSLAECLAIQLKQKDRYDPAMQALVENLELLARRDFATLKRLCGVDEEDLLDMLGEIRQLNPKPGSGFETGVSEAIMPDVVVRPSAEGGWLVELNPDTLPRVLVNQSYFSRITKNGEDHAFLSECLQSANWLTRSLDQRAKTIMKVASEIVRQQDAFLLHGVDHLRPLNLKTVAEAIKMHESTVSRVTSNKYMLTPRGLFELKYFFTVSIGAVEGGDSHSAEAVRHKIRTLIMQESPDAVLSDDDIVEMLKKGGVDLARRTVAKYREAMNIASSVQRRREKRALAKVAGF is encoded by the coding sequence ATGGCACTGTCCGCCAATCTATTCCTGCGCCAGAGCCAGTCCCTGGTCATGACACCGCAACTGATGCAGTCCATCCAGTTGCTGCAGATGACGCATTTCGAGCTGACCCAGTTCATCGCTCAGGAAGTGGAGAAGAACCCGCTGCTCGAATTTCCGTCGAACGACGGCGAGGCGGGCGACGAACGGGCGGCAAGCGACGACGACCAGTATGGCCGCCAACCGGAGGACGCCGGCTCGGACGACGGCGCCGACAACCGTGCCGAGGCGCTCTCCAGCGAATGGTACGACAATGGCGGCAGCGACAGCAGCAGCCGGCTGACCGACGAGCTCGACGCCAATTACACCAATGTCTTTCCCGATGACAGTGCACCGCAGCGACTTGACGCACCGGAACTCGTCGGTCAGTGGAAGTCGATGCCGGGCAGCGCCGAGGGCGCCGATTACGATCTCGACGATTTCGTCGCCGGCCAGGTGTCGCTGCGCGACCATCTCACCCAGCAGATCCCCTTCGTCCTGCCCGATACGAGTGACCGGCTGATCGCGCAGAATTTCGTCGATCAGCTCGACGATGCCGGCTATCTGCAGGCCGATCTCGTCGAGACCGGCGAGCGGCTGGGTGCCAGTCTTGCCAAGGTCGAACACGTGCTTGCCGCCCTCCAGACGCTCGATCCGCCGGGTGTTTTCGCCCGCAGCCTCGCCGAATGCCTGGCGATCCAGCTCAAGCAGAAGGACCGCTACGATCCTGCCATGCAGGCGCTGGTTGAAAATCTCGAACTCCTGGCGCGGCGCGACTTTGCCACGCTGAAGCGGCTCTGCGGCGTCGACGAGGAAGACCTTCTCGACATGCTCGGCGAAATCCGCCAGCTCAATCCGAAGCCCGGCAGCGGTTTCGAGACGGGTGTTTCCGAAGCGATCATGCCCGATGTCGTCGTCAGACCCTCCGCGGAGGGTGGTTGGCTGGTCGAGCTCAATCCGGATACGCTGCCGCGCGTCCTTGTCAATCAGTCCTATTTTTCCCGGATAACGAAGAACGGCGAGGATCACGCCTTTCTTTCCGAGTGCCTGCAGAGCGCCAACTGGCTGACCCGCAGCCTCGATCAGCGGGCAAAGACCATCATGAAGGTGGCCAGCGAGATCGTGCGCCAGCAGGACGCCTTTCTGCTGCACGGCGTCGACCATTTGCGGCCGCTGAACCTGAAGACGGTGGCCGAGGCGATCAAGATGCATGAATCCACGGTCAGCCGCGTCACCTCGAATAAATATATGCTGACGCCGCGCGGCCTCTTCGAGCTCAAATATTTCTTCACCGTGTCGATCGGCGCCGTCGAAGGCGGCGACAGCCATTCGGCCGAGGCCGTGCGTCACAAGATCCGCACGCTCATCATGCAGGAGAGCCCCGACGCGGTGCTCTCCGATGACGATATCGTCGAAATGCTGAAGAAAGGCGGCGTCGATCTCGCCCGCCGCACGGTTGCCAAATACCGGGAAGCGATGAACATTGCTTCCTCGGTCCAGCGCCGCCGTGAGAAGCGGGCGCTCGCCAAGGTCGCGGGCTTCTGA
- the hpf gene encoding ribosome hibernation-promoting factor, HPF/YfiA family, whose protein sequence is MSVRVSGKHMEIGESFRQKIEDQIGMAITKYFDGGYSGQVTVEKASSRFSADCKLHLDSGVVLHAAGEATDPQLAFDAASERIEKRLRRYKRKLKDHHAGNHLNGFAEVSYTVMDSVPDHEDEVPDDFAPAIVAESTKQLKTMSVATAVMALDMTDEPLLLFRSPGKEHLNIVYRRHDGNIGWIDSANIKG, encoded by the coding sequence ATGAGCGTGCGTGTATCCGGGAAACATATGGAAATTGGTGAATCCTTCCGTCAAAAGATCGAGGACCAAATTGGTATGGCCATCACGAAATACTTCGACGGAGGGTATTCCGGCCAGGTCACCGTGGAAAAGGCGAGTTCCCGTTTTTCGGCAGACTGCAAGCTTCATCTCGACAGCGGGGTGGTGCTGCATGCCGCCGGCGAAGCGACGGATCCGCAGCTTGCTTTCGACGCCGCTTCCGAGCGCATCGAGAAGCGTCTGCGTCGCTACAAGCGCAAGCTGAAGGACCATCATGCCGGTAACCACCTGAATGGTTTTGCAGAAGTCTCCTACACAGTTATGGACTCCGTTCCTGATCACGAGGATGAAGTCCCCGACGATTTCGCCCCGGCCATCGTCGCTGAAAGCACGAAGCAGCTGAAGACCATGTCGGTCGCCACCGCCGTGATGGCGCTCGACATGACCGACGAGCCGCTTCTCCTATTCCGTAGCCCCGGCAAGGAACATCTGAATATCGTTTACCGTCGGCACGACGGAAATATTGGCTGGATCGATTCGGCCAATATCAAAGGCTGA
- the ptsN gene encoding PTS IIA-like nitrogen regulatory protein PtsN has product MALADLLHQDAIIPALRVNSKKQLLQELAARAARITGLSEREIFDVILQRERLGSTGVGNGIAIPHGKLVNIHSIVGIFARLEQPVDFEALDDQPVDLVFLLLAPEGAGADHLKALSRIARVLRDHDLVAKLRATDSASAIYAFLNEEQTSNAA; this is encoded by the coding sequence ATGGCATTGGCAGATTTGCTCCATCAGGATGCGATCATTCCCGCCCTCAGAGTAAATTCCAAGAAACAGTTGCTTCAGGAATTGGCGGCAAGAGCCGCGAGGATCACCGGCCTCTCCGAACGGGAGATCTTCGACGTCATCTTGCAACGCGAACGCCTGGGCTCGACCGGCGTCGGCAACGGTATCGCCATTCCCCACGGCAAGCTGGTGAACATTCATTCGATCGTCGGCATCTTCGCCCGTCTGGAGCAGCCGGTCGATTTCGAAGCGCTGGACGACCAGCCGGTCGACCTCGTCTTCCTGCTGCTGGCGCCGGAGGGCGCGGGCGCCGATCATCTCAAAGCCCTGTCGCGCATCGCCCGCGTCCTGCGCGATCATGACCTGGTTGCAAAACTGCGGGCCACCGATTCCGCCTCGGCGATCTACGCCTTCCTCAACGAGGAGCAGACGTCGAACGCTGCCTGA
- a CDS encoding methyl-accepting chemotaxis protein: MFIFRMKSLAAKLIAITGIAIALVLIASNFFLIGQTRARVQTLTMDQANIEAKSIANEIAANVGELASAARSMSGVIGRAHDGKSLDRKGMINVLKANLEQNAFAFGSWFCEQLGALDGKTTEIANNNDEGTNKNGAFTPYWSKTKDGGVQYSTFDNDYTAEWWKLAADSGKGAITTPYMAEGTDVPTLLTSIAYPVMSGGKMIGVGGVDISLKSLTDKLQALHPFGSGRVTLLSQAGNWIVAPVPELMTKQYDGEGADVVKAALSTKQPGLVKNLSYDGLDPFDRVVYPFEVPGVNATWVVLVDVPHAVINAPVQAQTYMMIVTGLIVLGAVMLALYFAVRSFVQRPLGSLVASVKALSDGEYAEPIAAQDRTDEVGSVAKALEGFRFKLADSQRLEDEATHQRQVAETERSRSESERQQSVSLQRHIVSIVGAGLSELSQGNLGYRITEEFPGEYGKLKQDFNAALASLEETIHTMNLSVINIGAGTGEISNSASDLAKRTEQQAASLEETAAALNELTAQVDSSAENARTAADNVNLACQDAEKSGEVVQKAIASMQGIEQSSTEVSRIIGVIDEIAFQTNLLALNAGVEAARAGEAGKGFAVVAQEVRELAQRSANAAKEIKTLINTSAVQVKEGVDLVGRAGGTLHKIAEQVMGINSLIRQISASASEQAVGLKEINQAMNQMDQVTQQNAAMVEEATAASVALNDEAQTLKALATRFRVSGSNNATALASMARQMRAPAAAPSHFAPAPAVRHAAAPAIRRAATVSQGSAAAAQDNWEEF, from the coding sequence ATGTTCATTTTTCGCATGAAATCGCTTGCGGCGAAACTTATCGCCATCACCGGCATCGCCATCGCACTTGTTCTCATCGCTTCGAACTTTTTCCTCATAGGGCAGACCCGGGCTCGCGTTCAGACGCTGACGATGGATCAAGCCAATATCGAGGCAAAGTCGATCGCCAATGAGATCGCCGCCAATGTCGGCGAACTCGCCAGCGCTGCACGCAGCATGTCAGGTGTCATCGGCCGAGCCCACGATGGCAAGTCGCTCGATCGAAAGGGCATGATCAACGTGCTGAAAGCCAATCTGGAACAGAATGCCTTCGCCTTTGGCAGCTGGTTCTGCGAGCAGCTTGGCGCCCTGGATGGAAAGACGACCGAGATCGCCAACAACAATGACGAGGGCACCAACAAGAACGGCGCCTTCACGCCCTATTGGTCGAAAACCAAGGATGGCGGCGTCCAGTATTCGACCTTCGACAATGATTATACCGCTGAGTGGTGGAAGCTTGCTGCCGACAGCGGCAAGGGCGCGATCACCACGCCCTACATGGCCGAGGGAACCGACGTACCAACGCTGCTGACCTCCATCGCCTATCCCGTCATGTCGGGCGGCAAGATGATCGGCGTCGGCGGCGTCGACATCTCGCTGAAGTCGCTGACCGATAAGCTGCAGGCGCTGCACCCCTTCGGCTCCGGCCGTGTGACGCTGCTGTCGCAGGCAGGCAATTGGATCGTCGCGCCGGTACCCGAGCTGATGACCAAGCAATATGACGGCGAGGGCGCCGACGTCGTCAAGGCGGCGCTGTCGACCAAGCAGCCCGGCCTCGTCAAGAACCTCAGCTATGACGGCCTCGACCCCTTCGACCGCGTCGTCTATCCATTCGAAGTCCCCGGGGTCAACGCCACCTGGGTCGTGCTCGTCGACGTCCCGCATGCAGTGATCAACGCGCCGGTGCAGGCCCAAACCTACATGATGATCGTCACCGGTCTGATCGTGCTCGGCGCGGTGATGCTGGCCCTCTATTTCGCCGTCCGCTCGTTCGTGCAGCGGCCTCTCGGCAGTCTTGTCGCCAGCGTCAAGGCGCTCAGCGATGGCGAATATGCAGAACCCATCGCGGCCCAGGACCGTACCGATGAAGTCGGTTCGGTCGCAAAGGCGCTCGAAGGCTTCCGCTTCAAGCTCGCCGACAGCCAGCGCCTCGAAGACGAGGCCACTCACCAGCGGCAGGTCGCCGAGACCGAACGCAGCCGCTCGGAATCGGAACGGCAGCAATCGGTGTCGCTGCAGCGTCACATCGTCTCGATCGTCGGCGCCGGACTCTCGGAATTGTCGCAGGGCAATCTGGGTTACCGCATCACCGAAGAGTTCCCCGGCGAGTACGGCAAGCTGAAGCAGGACTTCAACGCCGCACTTGCAAGCCTCGAAGAGACCATCCACACAATGAACCTCAGTGTGATCAATATCGGCGCCGGCACCGGCGAGATCAGCAACAGCGCTTCCGACCTCGCCAAACGCACCGAGCAGCAGGCGGCAAGCCTGGAAGAGACGGCGGCCGCGCTCAATGAGCTCACCGCCCAGGTCGATTCCAGCGCCGAGAATGCACGCACGGCCGCCGACAACGTCAATCTCGCCTGCCAGGATGCTGAGAAATCGGGCGAAGTCGTGCAGAAGGCCATCGCCTCCATGCAGGGGATCGAGCAGTCTTCGACCGAGGTTTCGCGGATCATCGGCGTTATCGACGAAATCGCCTTCCAGACGAACCTCCTGGCGTTGAACGCCGGCGTCGAAGCCGCACGCGCCGGGGAAGCCGGCAAGGGTTTCGCCGTCGTCGCCCAGGAAGTGCGTGAACTCGCTCAGCGTTCGGCCAATGCCGCCAAGGAGATCAAGACGCTGATCAACACGTCAGCCGTCCAGGTCAAGGAAGGCGTCGATCTCGTCGGGCGCGCCGGCGGCACGCTGCACAAAATCGCCGAACAAGTTATGGGCATCAACAGCCTCATCCGACAGATTTCGGCATCGGCCAGCGAACAGGCGGTCGGGCTCAAGGAAATCAACCAGGCCATGAACCAGATGGACCAGGTGACGCAGCAGAATGCGGCGATGGTGGAGGAAGCGACCGCCGCAAGCGTCGCCCTCAACGACGAGGCACAGACGCTGAAGGCGCTTGCCACACGCTTCCGAGTCTCCGGCTCTAATAACGCGACAGCGCTCGCTTCCATGGCGAGGCAGATGCGTGCCCCGGCCGCGGCCCCCTCGCATTTCGCACCCGCTCCTGCCGTCCGCCACGCTGCCGCCCCGGCGATACGCCGCGCCGCAACCGTATCGCAAGGCTCAGCCGCCGCGGCTCAGGACAACTGGGAAGAGTTCTGA
- a CDS encoding ribokinase, with translation MITVFGSINMDLIATTERLPKPGETVAGNGFATAAGGKGANQALAARRAGRYVHMAGAVGKDAFAADALALLDEAGTDLSLVKHVDGPTGTALILVGGDGENMIAVVPGANGLVAPADAETAIGRMNEGDILMLQLEVPVAAVERALSAARTKGITSILNLAPLTPDASRLGRLADIVIANETEFERLAGQTGMDAGAREAALVRLYQETGQTLIVTLGGDGVIAIRDGAISRAQGLAIDPVDTVGAGDTFCGYFAASLDEGLDFPAALRRAAVAGSLACLKSGAQPSIPLTGEVADRI, from the coding sequence ATGATTACAGTTTTCGGGTCCATCAACATGGACCTCATCGCCACGACGGAGCGCCTGCCGAAGCCCGGTGAGACGGTGGCCGGCAACGGTTTTGCCACTGCTGCCGGCGGCAAGGGCGCCAACCAGGCGCTGGCAGCGCGCCGCGCCGGCCGCTACGTGCATATGGCCGGTGCCGTCGGCAAGGATGCTTTTGCCGCCGATGCTCTTGCCCTGCTTGATGAGGCCGGAACCGATCTCTCCCTCGTCAAGCATGTCGACGGTCCCACAGGAACGGCGCTTATCCTGGTCGGCGGCGACGGCGAGAACATGATTGCCGTGGTGCCGGGCGCCAACGGCCTGGTCGCGCCCGCGGACGCGGAAACCGCTATCGGCCGCATGAACGAAGGCGACATACTGATGTTGCAGCTTGAGGTGCCGGTCGCAGCCGTCGAACGCGCGCTATCGGCCGCACGCACCAAGGGCATCACCAGCATCCTCAACCTCGCCCCCTTGACCCCCGATGCATCGCGTCTCGGCCGGCTGGCCGATATCGTCATTGCCAATGAGACGGAGTTCGAGCGGCTTGCCGGACAGACCGGCATGGACGCAGGAGCGCGCGAGGCAGCGCTTGTCCGCCTGTATCAGGAAACCGGGCAGACGCTGATCGTGACGCTCGGCGGCGATGGCGTCATAGCCATCCGGGACGGCGCCATTTCACGGGCGCAAGGGCTGGCGATCGACCCCGTCGATACGGTCGGTGCGGGAGACACCTTCTGCGGTTATTTCGCCGCCAGCCTCGATGAGGGCCTTGACTTTCCGGCGGCGCTGCGGCGCGCGGCAGTTGCCGGTTCACTTGCATGTCTCAAATCAGGAGCGCAACCGTCGATTCCTTTGACTGGGGAAGTCGCAGACAGAATATAG